A region from the Onychostoma macrolepis isolate SWU-2019 chromosome 18, ASM1243209v1, whole genome shotgun sequence genome encodes:
- the cd81b gene encoding CD81 molecule b, translated as MWGRAWHGTQTSLSLSFSGSVRLYKHMRSWVVSQRSGLPANRLISVWEKETHSSSSRTASVKHLRRYQAMAVTGCSQCIKYMLFFLNFIFWLAGGVILGVALWLRHDNQTSNLLMLQFEGNQAPGTFHISVYVLIAIGAVMMFVGFLGCYGAIQESQCLLGTFFTCLVILFACEVAAGIWGFINRDTISTELINFYDAAYIKAVDPVDTTSRQAASKVLEVFHDSLDCCGKGDENQLFTVVQASLCPKKTFPLDPLISQSCHTKLRDLFTEKLHVIGLAALVIAVIMVFEMIFTMVLCCAIRNAPAY; from the exons atgtgGGGCAGAGCTTGGCACGGAACACAGacatctctctccctctcctttTCTGGCTCAGTGCGTTTATATAAACACATGAGGTCGTGGGTAGTCTCTCAGAGATCTGGACTGCCTGCAAATCGACTCATATCCGTCTGGGAAAAGGAGACTCACTCATCTTCTTCCAGAACAGCATCAGTTAAACACCTTCGACGATATCAAGCCATGGCTGTTACCGGCTGCTCTCAGTGCATCAAATATATGCTCTTCTTCTTAAACTTCATTTTCTGg CTGGCTGGTGGTGTGATTTTGGGTGTAGCTCTATGGCTTCGCCATGACAATCAAACCAGCAACCTCCTAATGCTGCAGTTTGAGGGGAATCAAGCACCAGGAACCTTTCATATCA GTGTGTATGTTCTCATAGCGATTGGGGCTGTAATGATGTTTGTGGGGTTCCTTGGTTGTTATGGAGCTATTCAAGAATCTCAGTGTCTCTTAGGAACG TTCTTCACATGTTTAGTGATCCTCTTCGCCTGTGAGGTGGCAGCAGGAATATGGGGCTTTATTAACAGGGACACG ATCTCCACTGAGCTCATTAACTTCTATGATGCTGCATACATTAAAGCTGTGGATCCTGTGGATACAACATCCAGACAGGCAGCTTCCAAAGTTCTGGAGGTCTTCCATGACTCA CTGGATTGCTGTGGTAAAGGGGATGAAAATCAACTTTTCACAGTTGTGCAGGCTTCTCTGTGTCCCAAAAAGACATTCCCACTTGACCCGCTCATCTCCCAG AGTTGCCACACAAAGCTAAGGGACCTATTCACTGAGAAACTCCATGTCATTGGATTGGCCGCCCTAGTGATTGCTGTCATTATG GTTTTTGAGATGATCTTCACCATGGTCCTCTGCTGTGCAATCCGCAATGCTCCTGCATATTGA
- the si:dkey-29p10.4 gene encoding E3 ubiquitin/ISG15 ligase TRIM25, which produces MGASNDKPLKCPLCYEECREQVTLTCTHSFCRVCIRELWSGSQTGPYYCPECRYEYQHLPDYTDGASTSAATPDTHWPFGKKLYSRHSKKWHGKRKFSSAFHSSGHRLGSAPSNNTVSDYDVIRIIDSDEDTSIPRKRKATADECSSGSQSPSMVWGTTSTNETSSQHTPPDTDEMPSAHVESSPERNTSSPQQDQHPVASCSDTGSPRTSNTPQGEKTPSPAVSATSHTPGRQETDFNSGEPLVISAASSSGRLFRSSSVPCHYCPSSEQKVAVKTCLVCGASMCSEHLRAHLEKPVFQNHPLVNAVEDVSLWRCQEHQEMNRIYCRSCAVCVCTVCSLVGSHKGHECISIREAEQELRGSLKDEMKKIKKTEKSIQEKLSELSDKKRGVQEGLEDVRAAVLQQYQAMRVALEQEEEQALLCVTQEEDRVLGSTEKQLQTLQGALISSQSILNTLQGMTNAEGASKYQDQAFIMEYSKMAGQLAELSDPVQNLETPEEINHNRLDCLNDWTERRLETVLLSLPHRDPFRLLYGISPTLDPDTVHPKLVLSDENRTVQYSETQQDYPEQESRFNIFPQVLGSHAIDGGCCYWEVEVSLDEGRWKVGVCDGQIGRKGQKDICRIGFYPNSWCLIYEKGKVEALHDKVASPVCSAELRKVGVLLNFNEGRLSFYSVAREGSLSLLYSFEHTFTEPLYPALAVSKTQLSICDIFTKTATD; this is translated from the exons ATGGGCGCATCTAATGACAAACCTCTGAAATGTCCTCTGTGTTATGAGGAGTGTCGGGAGCAGGTGACGCTGACCTGCACTCACAGCTTCTGTCGGGTTTGTATCAGAGAGTTGTGGAGCGGATCTCAGACCGGACCGTATTACTGCCCTGAGTGTAGGTACGAGTACCAGCATCTGCCGGACTATACCGACGGAGCGTCAACATCTGCAGCCACACCAGACACAC ATTGGCCATTCGGAAAGAAGCTGTACAGCCGGCACTCAAAGAAATGGCACGGGAAGAGGAAGTTCAGTTCAGCTTTCCACAGCAGTGGACACAGACTGGGCTCAGCTCCATCTAATAACACCGTCAGTGACTATGACGTAATCAGAATCATTGACTCTGATGAAGACACATCAATACCACGGAAAAGAAAGGCCACAGCAGACGAATGCTCTTCTGGAAGCCAGTCTCCATCAATGGTTTGGGGGACCACCTCTACGAATGAGACATCCTCACAACACACGCCTCCAGACACAGATGAGATGCCATCTGCTCATGTAGAATCATCTCCTGAGAGGAACACAAGTTCCCCTCAGCAAGACCAGCATCCTGTGGCTTCCTGCAGTGACACCGGCTCACCCAGGACGAGCAACACACCTCAGGGAGAGAAAACCCCCTCACCAGCAGTCAGTGCCACCTCTCATACACCTGGAAGGCAGGAAACAGATTTTAACAGTGGAGAGCCCCTCGTTATCTCAGCAGCATCATCGTCAGGCAGACTTTTCAGGAGCAGTTCTGTGCCTTGCCATTACTGTCCCAGTTCAGAACAGAAGGTGGCGGTAAAGACCTGCCTGGTTTGTGGGGCCTCCATGTGCTCCGAGCACCTGCGGGCACACCTGGAAAAGCCGGTTTTCCAGAACCACCCGCTGGTGAACGCTGTGGAGGATGTGTCTCTCTGGAGATGCCAGGAGCACCAGGAGATGAACCGGATCTACTGTCGCTCAtgtgcagtgtgtgtttgtactgtgTGCTCCTTGGTTGGTTCACACAAGGGACACGAGTGCATCAGCATTCGCGAGGCAGAGCAGGAGCTCAGG GGTTCACTGAAGGAtgagatgaaaaaaataaaaaaaactgaaaagtcCATTCAGGAAAAACTCTCTGAGCTCAGTGATAAAAAACGTGGTGTCCAG GAAGGGCTGGAGGACGTGCGGGCGGCCGTATTGCAGCAGTATCAGGCCATGCGGGTAGCTCTGGAGCAAGAGGAGGAGCAGGCTTTACTCTGTGTGACCCAGGAAGAGGACAGAGTGCTGGGAAGCACTGAAAAGCAGCTGCAAACATTACAGGGTGCCTTGATATCTAGCCAGAGTATATTAAACACCCTGCAGGGAATGACCAATGCTGAAGGGGCGTCTAAGTACCAGGATCAGGCCTTCATCATG GAATACAGCAAGATGGCAGGACA ACTGGCTGAATTGTCTGATCCTGTACAAAATCTTGAGACACCCGAAGAGATAAACCATAACCGGCTGGACTGTCTTAATGATTGGACTGAGAGGAGACTGGAGACTGTGCTCCTATCACTGCCTCATCGAGACCCTTTCAGACTGCTGT ATGGGATAAGCCCAACTCTAGATCCTGATACTGTCCATCCGAAGCTGGTGCTGTCAGATGAGAACAGGACGGTGCAGTACAGTGAGACCCAGCAGGACTACCCCGAGCAGGAGTCACGCTTCAACATTTTTCCTCAGGTGTTGGGCTCTCATGCCATAGACGGAGGCTGCTGCTACTGGGAAGTTGAGGTCTCTCTGGATGAGGGCCGCTGGAAGGTGGGCGTCTGTGATGGACAGATAGGCAGAAAGGGACAAAAGGACATCTGCCGTATTGGTTTCTACCCTAATTCTTGGTGTTTAATTTATGAGAAGGGAAAGGTGGAAGCCCTACACGATAAGGTAGCTTCACCTGTGTGTTCTGCAGAACTCCGGAAGGTCGGGGTGCTGCTGAATTTTAACGAGGGTCGTTTGTCTTTTTATAGCGTGGCCAGGGAGGGATCTCTTTCTTTGCTCTACAGTTTTGAGCATACGTTCACTGAGCCACTGTATCCGGCACTGGCGGTTTCTAAAACGCAGCTCAGCATCTGTGATATATTTACCAAGACCGCTACAGACTAG